A genome region from Rhodopseudomonas boonkerdii includes the following:
- a CDS encoding AAC(3)-I family aminoglycoside N-acetyltransferase has translation MREADGDTAFIRATRLYGTRMPRIYRLRVFAFADVRFGKFAFSESVAMKQDRDQIIYSQLTTGDLKTFRSLLNLFAEAFDDAEAYASSPPRNSYVEDLLDTSHIILIAAKHGNDVIGGLAAYEMKKFEKERTEIYIYDLAVSGLHRRRGVATNLIKSLASIASRRGAYVMMVQADPPDEPAVALYEKLGSREEVYHYDIPVPKDRGIIDDTPR, from the coding sequence GTGCGCGAAGCGGACGGAGATACAGCATTCATCCGGGCAACGCGGCTATATGGCACAAGGATGCCGCGCATCTACCGTCTACGCGTTTTCGCTTTTGCTGATGTAAGGTTTGGCAAATTTGCTTTCTCGGAGAGCGTTGCCATGAAGCAGGACAGAGATCAGATCATCTATTCGCAGTTGACGACAGGCGACCTCAAGACGTTCCGGTCATTGCTGAATTTGTTTGCCGAGGCGTTCGACGACGCGGAGGCGTATGCCAGTAGTCCTCCGAGGAACAGCTACGTTGAAGACTTGCTCGACACGTCTCATATCATCCTGATTGCCGCTAAGCATGGAAACGATGTCATCGGCGGCCTGGCGGCCTATGAAATGAAGAAGTTCGAGAAAGAGCGGACCGAGATATACATCTACGATCTGGCGGTTTCCGGATTGCACAGGCGTCGTGGCGTGGCCACCAATCTGATCAAGTCGTTGGCGTCGATCGCTTCGCGTAGGGGCGCATACGTCATGATGGTGCAGGCTGATCCGCCAGACGAGCCCGCCGTGGCTCTCTACGAAAAGCTAGGCTCGCGCGAGGAAGTCTATCACTACGACATTCCGGTCCCGAAAGACCGCGGAATAATAGATGACACGCCTCGCTGA